One genomic window of Stigmatopora nigra isolate UIUO_SnigA chromosome 13, RoL_Snig_1.1, whole genome shotgun sequence includes the following:
- the flvcr2a gene encoding choline/ethanolamine transporter flvcr2a isoform X3: MEDVQEKGPEGDLKLQIERVECKSITNGDNGPVPPTRVYGKRWAIVLLFSAYSLSNAYQWIQYGIISNIFVKFYRVDAFAIDWLSMVYMLTYIPFIFPVTWLLDQKGLRLTALLANALNCLGTWTKVASVGPGLFWVTMLGQVASSLAQVFILGMPSRLASVWFGADEVSTACSIGVFGNQMGIAIGFLIPPILVPNVDDVEELAHHIKIMFYISAGVASVIFILVVIVFQDKPALPPTQAQAQARCIPAESYSYMASIWRLLRNKPFMLLVVSYGLNVGCFYAVSTLLNRMIIEHYPGEEVNAGRIGLTIVIAGMVGSLICGIWLDKTKTYKQTTLVVYVLSLIGMVVYASTLNLGHLWVVFVTAGVLGFFMTGYLPLGFEFAVELTYPESEGTSSGLLNCSAQIFGIIFTIGQGKIIDTWGTLAGNIFLCVFLLIGAIMTGFIKSDLRRQKANAQAAGPPISPAESESSVQDYGGTSCGSPWQQQS; the protein is encoded by the exons ATGGAAGACGTGCAGGAGAAAGGCCCTGAAGGGGATTTAAAACTTCAAATTGAGCGAGTAGAATGCAAGAGCATCACAAACGGGGATAACGGTCCCGTTCCCCCTACTCGCGTGTACGGGAAGCGCTGGGCGATAGTGTTGCTGTTCAGTGCGTATTCCCTGAGCAACGCGTACCAGTGGATCCAATACGGCATCATCAGCAACATATTCGTCAAGTTCTACCGTGTGGATGCGTTCGCCATAGACTGGCTGTCCATGGTCTACATGCTCACATACATCCCGTTTATTTTCCCCGTCACATGGCTGCTGGACCAAAAGGGGTTGCGGCTCACTGCGCTGTTGGCCAACGCGCTCAATTGCTTGGGGACTTGGACCAAAGTGGCCAGCGTTGGGCCTGGCCTATTCTGGGTCACCATGCTGGGCCAGGTTGCCAGCTCCCTGGCTCAGGTGTTTATTCTTGGAATGCCCTCTCGCTTGGCTTCAGTGTGGTTTGGTGCGGATGAGGTCTCCACTGCTTGTTCCATTGGAGTCTTTGGGAATCAG ATGGGCATTGCAATTGGATTTTTGATTCCTCCTATCCTCGTGCCAAATGTAGACGATGTTGAAGAGCTAGCACACCACATTAAGATCATGTTCTACATCAGTGCTGGTGTGGCCAGTGTAATTTTCATCCTGGTGGTTATTG TGTTCCAAGACAAACCAGCACTCCCTCCAACACAAGCCCAGGCTCAGGCTAGATGCATACCTGCAGAGAGCTACTCCTATATGGCTTCAATTTGGAGACTGTTGCGGAACAAGCCGTTCATGCTGCTAGTCGTCAGCTATG GACTGAATGTTGGCTGCTTTTATGCAGTGTCCACGCTTCTAAACCGAATGATTATTGAACACTATCCA GGCGAGGAAGTGAATGCAGGTCGGATTGGGCTGACCATTGTCATTGCAGGCATGGTGGGATCCCTCATTTGTGGAATTTGGCTGGACAAGACTAAAACCTACAA ACAGACCACGCTGGTCGTGTATGTCCTGTCCCTGATCGGTATGGTGGTGTATGCTTCAACACTTAACCTGGGCCACTTGTGGGTGGTTTTTGTCACAGCTGGAGTTTTAGG CTTTTTCATGACAGGATATCTTCCTTTGGGTTTTGAATTTGCAGTAGAGCTCACATACCCAGAATCAGAGGGAACCTCATCTGGATTACTCAACTGTTCAGCTCAG ATCTTTGGAATCATCTTCACTATCGGCCAGGGAAAGATTATAGACACATGGGGCACTTTGGCAGGAAATATTTTCCTGTGTGTTTTCCTGTTAATAGGTGCTATCATGACAG GATTCATTAAATCTGACCTCCGGAGGCAAAAGGCCAACGCACAGGCTGCTGGACCACCAATCAGT CCTGCAGAATCAGAGTCATCCGTTCAGGACTATGGGGGTACATCTTGTGGGAGCCCCTGGCAACAGCAGTCCTGA
- the flvcr2a gene encoding choline/ethanolamine transporter flvcr2a isoform X4, with the protein MKQYWHFRLASLWFGQQEVSTACSIGVLGNQMGIAIGFLIPPILVPNVDDVEELAHHIKIMFYISAGVASVIFILVVIVFQDKPALPPTQAQAQARCIPAESYSYMASIWRLLRNKPFMLLVVSYGLNVGCFYAVSTLLNRMIIEHYPGEEVNAGRIGLTIVIAGMVGSLICGIWLDKTKTYKQTTLVVYVLSLIGMVVYASTLNLGHLWVVFVTAGVLGFFMTGYLPLGFEFAVELTYPESEGTSSGLLNCSAQIFGIIFTIGQGKIIDTWGTLAGNIFLCVFLLIGAIMTGFIKSDLRRQKANAQAAGPPISPAESESSVQDYGGTSCGSPWQQQS; encoded by the exons ATGAAACAATACTGGCACTTCAG ACTTGCCTCTCTGTGGTTTGGACAACAGGAGGTATCCACGGCCTGTTCAATTGGTGTTCTGGGAAACCAG ATGGGCATTGCAATTGGATTTTTGATTCCTCCTATCCTCGTGCCAAATGTAGACGATGTTGAAGAGCTAGCACACCACATTAAGATCATGTTCTACATCAGTGCTGGTGTGGCCAGTGTAATTTTCATCCTGGTGGTTATTG TGTTCCAAGACAAACCAGCACTCCCTCCAACACAAGCCCAGGCTCAGGCTAGATGCATACCTGCAGAGAGCTACTCCTATATGGCTTCAATTTGGAGACTGTTGCGGAACAAGCCGTTCATGCTGCTAGTCGTCAGCTATG GACTGAATGTTGGCTGCTTTTATGCAGTGTCCACGCTTCTAAACCGAATGATTATTGAACACTATCCA GGCGAGGAAGTGAATGCAGGTCGGATTGGGCTGACCATTGTCATTGCAGGCATGGTGGGATCCCTCATTTGTGGAATTTGGCTGGACAAGACTAAAACCTACAA ACAGACCACGCTGGTCGTGTATGTCCTGTCCCTGATCGGTATGGTGGTGTATGCTTCAACACTTAACCTGGGCCACTTGTGGGTGGTTTTTGTCACAGCTGGAGTTTTAGG CTTTTTCATGACAGGATATCTTCCTTTGGGTTTTGAATTTGCAGTAGAGCTCACATACCCAGAATCAGAGGGAACCTCATCTGGATTACTCAACTGTTCAGCTCAG ATCTTTGGAATCATCTTCACTATCGGCCAGGGAAAGATTATAGACACATGGGGCACTTTGGCAGGAAATATTTTCCTGTGTGTTTTCCTGTTAATAGGTGCTATCATGACAG GATTCATTAAATCTGACCTCCGGAGGCAAAAGGCCAACGCACAGGCTGCTGGACCACCAATCAGT CCTGCAGAATCAGAGTCATCCGTTCAGGACTATGGGGGTACATCTTGTGGGAGCCCCTGGCAACAGCAGTCCTGA
- the flvcr2a gene encoding choline/ethanolamine transporter flvcr2a isoform X2, with translation MSSQEELCHDWMDSHDGSAPARKTRTCFGGLNRHLALGDGNLLSDSSIQENAQLFPLMETKLYTRRWVMLFLFYIYSMSNAMMWLQYGIISNIIKHFYGVGDLAINWLSMIYFFTYIPLILPVMWLLDNRGLREIVMVGSAFNCIGAWIKTSTAHPGSFGVTFLGQFVCSVATVYVLGIPSRLASLWFGQQEVSTACSIGVLGNQMGIAIGFLIPPILVPNVDDVEELAHHIKIMFYISAGVASVIFILVVIVFQDKPALPPTQAQAQARCIPAESYSYMASIWRLLRNKPFMLLVVSYGLNVGCFYAVSTLLNRMIIEHYPGEEVNAGRIGLTIVIAGMVGSLICGIWLDKTKTYKQTTLVVYVLSLIGMVVYASTLNLGHLWVVFVTAGVLGFFMTGYLPLGFEFAVELTYPESEGTSSGLLNCSAQIFGIIFTIGQGKIIDTWGTLAGNIFLCVFLLIGAIMTGFIKSDLRRQKANAQAAGPPISDMVTDQNKILPPIQIQKEGKMLE, from the exons ATGAGCAGTCAGGAGGAGCTCTGTCATGACTGGATGGACAGTCATGATGGATCCGCTCCAGCTAGAAAAACCAGAACCTGTTTCGGAGGGTTAAATCGCCATCTCGCTCTGGGAGACGGTAACCTCTTATCAGACTCGTCCATTCAGGAAAACGCTCAGCTCTTCCCGCTCATGGAGACCAAACTGTACACGCGACGTTGGGTCATGCTATTTCTCTTTTACATCTATTCCATGAGCAATGCCATGATGTGGCTGCAGTATGGGATCATCAGCAACATCATTAAGCACTTTTATGGTGTTGGTGACCTGGCTATCAACTGGCTCTCCATGATTTATTTCTTCACCTACATCCCTCTCATCCTGCCTGTCATGTGGTTGCTGGACAATCGAGGCCTCAGGGAAATAGTTATGGTGGGCTCCGCCTTCAATTGCATCGGCGCTTGGATCAAAACAAGCACGGCTCACCCTGGCTCATTTGGTGTGACCTTCCTTGGTCAGTTTGTTTGTTCTGTGGCAACTGTTTACGTCCTTGGTATTCCTTCCAGACTTGCCTCTCTGTGGTTTGGACAACAGGAGGTATCCACGGCCTGTTCAATTGGTGTTCTGGGAAACCAG ATGGGCATTGCAATTGGATTTTTGATTCCTCCTATCCTCGTGCCAAATGTAGACGATGTTGAAGAGCTAGCACACCACATTAAGATCATGTTCTACATCAGTGCTGGTGTGGCCAGTGTAATTTTCATCCTGGTGGTTATTG TGTTCCAAGACAAACCAGCACTCCCTCCAACACAAGCCCAGGCTCAGGCTAGATGCATACCTGCAGAGAGCTACTCCTATATGGCTTCAATTTGGAGACTGTTGCGGAACAAGCCGTTCATGCTGCTAGTCGTCAGCTATG GACTGAATGTTGGCTGCTTTTATGCAGTGTCCACGCTTCTAAACCGAATGATTATTGAACACTATCCA GGCGAGGAAGTGAATGCAGGTCGGATTGGGCTGACCATTGTCATTGCAGGCATGGTGGGATCCCTCATTTGTGGAATTTGGCTGGACAAGACTAAAACCTACAA ACAGACCACGCTGGTCGTGTATGTCCTGTCCCTGATCGGTATGGTGGTGTATGCTTCAACACTTAACCTGGGCCACTTGTGGGTGGTTTTTGTCACAGCTGGAGTTTTAGG CTTTTTCATGACAGGATATCTTCCTTTGGGTTTTGAATTTGCAGTAGAGCTCACATACCCAGAATCAGAGGGAACCTCATCTGGATTACTCAACTGTTCAGCTCAG ATCTTTGGAATCATCTTCACTATCGGCCAGGGAAAGATTATAGACACATGGGGCACTTTGGCAGGAAATATTTTCCTGTGTGTTTTCCTGTTAATAGGTGCTATCATGACAG GATTCATTAAATCTGACCTCCGGAGGCAAAAGGCCAACGCACAGGCTGCTGGACCACCAATCAGT GACATGGTTACTGACCAAAATAAAATCCTTCCTCCCATACAAATCCAGAAAGAAGGAAAGATGCTTGAATAG
- the flvcr2a gene encoding choline/ethanolamine transporter flvcr2a isoform X1 encodes MSSQEELCHDWMDSHDGSAPARKTRTCFGGLNRHLALGDGNLLSDSSIQENAQLFPLMETKLYTRRWVMLFLFYIYSMSNAMMWLQYGIISNIIKHFYGVGDLAINWLSMIYFFTYIPLILPVMWLLDNRGLREIVMVGSAFNCIGAWIKTSTAHPGSFGVTFLGQFVCSVATVYVLGIPSRLASLWFGQQEVSTACSIGVLGNQMGIAIGFLIPPILVPNVDDVEELAHHIKIMFYISAGVASVIFILVVIVFQDKPALPPTQAQAQARCIPAESYSYMASIWRLLRNKPFMLLVVSYGLNVGCFYAVSTLLNRMIIEHYPGEEVNAGRIGLTIVIAGMVGSLICGIWLDKTKTYKQTTLVVYVLSLIGMVVYASTLNLGHLWVVFVTAGVLGFFMTGYLPLGFEFAVELTYPESEGTSSGLLNCSAQIFGIIFTIGQGKIIDTWGTLAGNIFLCVFLLIGAIMTGFIKSDLRRQKANAQAAGPPISPAESESSVQDYGGTSCGSPWQQQS; translated from the exons ATGAGCAGTCAGGAGGAGCTCTGTCATGACTGGATGGACAGTCATGATGGATCCGCTCCAGCTAGAAAAACCAGAACCTGTTTCGGAGGGTTAAATCGCCATCTCGCTCTGGGAGACGGTAACCTCTTATCAGACTCGTCCATTCAGGAAAACGCTCAGCTCTTCCCGCTCATGGAGACCAAACTGTACACGCGACGTTGGGTCATGCTATTTCTCTTTTACATCTATTCCATGAGCAATGCCATGATGTGGCTGCAGTATGGGATCATCAGCAACATCATTAAGCACTTTTATGGTGTTGGTGACCTGGCTATCAACTGGCTCTCCATGATTTATTTCTTCACCTACATCCCTCTCATCCTGCCTGTCATGTGGTTGCTGGACAATCGAGGCCTCAGGGAAATAGTTATGGTGGGCTCCGCCTTCAATTGCATCGGCGCTTGGATCAAAACAAGCACGGCTCACCCTGGCTCATTTGGTGTGACCTTCCTTGGTCAGTTTGTTTGTTCTGTGGCAACTGTTTACGTCCTTGGTATTCCTTCCAGACTTGCCTCTCTGTGGTTTGGACAACAGGAGGTATCCACGGCCTGTTCAATTGGTGTTCTGGGAAACCAG ATGGGCATTGCAATTGGATTTTTGATTCCTCCTATCCTCGTGCCAAATGTAGACGATGTTGAAGAGCTAGCACACCACATTAAGATCATGTTCTACATCAGTGCTGGTGTGGCCAGTGTAATTTTCATCCTGGTGGTTATTG TGTTCCAAGACAAACCAGCACTCCCTCCAACACAAGCCCAGGCTCAGGCTAGATGCATACCTGCAGAGAGCTACTCCTATATGGCTTCAATTTGGAGACTGTTGCGGAACAAGCCGTTCATGCTGCTAGTCGTCAGCTATG GACTGAATGTTGGCTGCTTTTATGCAGTGTCCACGCTTCTAAACCGAATGATTATTGAACACTATCCA GGCGAGGAAGTGAATGCAGGTCGGATTGGGCTGACCATTGTCATTGCAGGCATGGTGGGATCCCTCATTTGTGGAATTTGGCTGGACAAGACTAAAACCTACAA ACAGACCACGCTGGTCGTGTATGTCCTGTCCCTGATCGGTATGGTGGTGTATGCTTCAACACTTAACCTGGGCCACTTGTGGGTGGTTTTTGTCACAGCTGGAGTTTTAGG CTTTTTCATGACAGGATATCTTCCTTTGGGTTTTGAATTTGCAGTAGAGCTCACATACCCAGAATCAGAGGGAACCTCATCTGGATTACTCAACTGTTCAGCTCAG ATCTTTGGAATCATCTTCACTATCGGCCAGGGAAAGATTATAGACACATGGGGCACTTTGGCAGGAAATATTTTCCTGTGTGTTTTCCTGTTAATAGGTGCTATCATGACAG GATTCATTAAATCTGACCTCCGGAGGCAAAAGGCCAACGCACAGGCTGCTGGACCACCAATCAGT CCTGCAGAATCAGAGTCATCCGTTCAGGACTATGGGGGTACATCTTGTGGGAGCCCCTGGCAACAGCAGTCCTGA
- the erg28 gene encoding ergosterol biosynthetic protein 28 homolog, with translation MSRFLNVLRSWLLMVAVIAMGNTVQSFRDHSFLSEKLYTGTPEFVNGLQARTFGIWTLLSSIIRCACAIDIHNRPLYHITLWTFVLALGHFLSEAFIYKTAPLTIGVMAPLIVASFSIIGMLIGFQCFPETPEEIGAHQKKRN, from the exons ATGAGTCGCTTTCTAAACGTATTGCGCAGTTGGCTTTTGATGGTTGCAGTCATCGCAATGGGAAACACCGTGCAAAGTTTCAGAGATCACAGCTTCCTATCCGAGAAGCTTTACACCGGCACACCAGAATTTG TCAATGGTCTTCAAGCTCGAACATTCGGCATTTGGACGTTGCTTTCATCCATCATTCGCTGTGCTTGTGCCATTGATATACATAACAGACC GTTGTATCACATCACTTTATGGACATTTGTGTTGGCACTGGGTCATTTTCTGTCGGAGGCCTTCATCTACAAAACTGCACCACTCACCATCGGAGTCATGGCACCTCTTATTGTAGCCA GTTTTTCCATCATAGGGATGTTGATTGGATTCCAGTGTTTTCCAGAGACTCCAGAGGAAATAGGAGCGCACCAGAAGAAACGGAACTGA